The stretch of DNA GAGGCAGCAGTGCAGCTTTCAGAGGGTCCGGGCTCAGAGGGGTTATGATTCGGAGGGTTCTGCCGCACGGCATGGGCCGGGGCCTCTTGACCCGGAGGCCAGGCACGCGCAGAGGAGGCTTTTCTCTGGGTAAAGTTGAGGACGACAGAGGGTATTGTGGTTCTGGGTTGTCCCCAACCTCCGACTGTGTGTCCTTCAGGACCCGAAACCATGGCCCACACTGGCAGGACAGTGGGTCGGCTTGGGGAAGGGGGTTAGCTTACCTACCAGAGCTTGTAGGGGCTGTGCAGGTGTATGGCTCCCAAGGCGGCCCTTTTCAGGTGGCAGGTCTCACATCATTCTCCATTTAAGCTTACAGTCAGACTGATTGATAATCGGTGGCACAGATGTGCATTAAGTCCTGCCCGTGTTCAGGATGCTGTACTTAGTGCTGTTGCGGTAAAGGAGTGAAGAGAAGACGGGATTCAGTGAATGTTCTGGAAAATGGCTAGAGTGTACCTAGAGAGGGAAAATTTCAATAGACAGTAGGCCAGTTCAAGACTGgatagaggccgggcgcggggcctgtaatcctagcactttgggaggtcgaggcgggtggatcacctgagctcaagagttcgagagcaacctgaccaacatggtgaaacaccgtctctactaaaaatacaaaaattagctaggtgtggtggtgggctcctgtaatcccaggtactcgggaggctgaggcaggagaatcgcttgaacccggaaggcgaaggttgcaatgagccgagatcatgccattgcactccagcctgggcgacttagcgaaactccgtctcaaaaaaaaaaaaaaaaaaaaaaagattagctagAACTCAACTTAATGCTTTGCACTGCTAGCTAGTATAACGGTAGAAGTACATGGAGCAGGTGGGAACTGAGATCAGCCTTGGAGGATGTTTACTGGCTTAAGAAAGGTGTGTGTTCCAGTCTCTAAATAACTGAGTGCAGACTAGGAGAAAAATATTGTTCTTATGCAAGGAACTGGCAAAAGCCATCTAGATAGACGGTGTGAGTAGTAGCATGAAATGTAGTGTGGACAGGTAAGCTAAGGCCAGACCAAAGAAAGATTCCAGTGCTGCTGAGAAGAGTTTGAGTGAGGTATGAAATGGCAAAAGGATTCATTTATTTAAgatacttactgagcacttagAATATGCCGGGTGTTGCGATAGGCTGGAGATTCAGTGGTGAAGGTAAACACAGCCTCCCCCCTCATGGATTTTAGAGTATGTAACAATACAAACTGCAGTTGTGTCCAAGAGATCATGTAGAGTTTGACCTGGTCTGGGGGTCAGGAAAGGCTTTCCCAAGCAAGGAATTAACTAGGCAAGGAAGTGGACACAGTTTAAAAGCAGAGAGCATATGTAGGTTCCCTGTGGTGGGAGGAAATAAGGTGCCATCAAGGAACTAAAGGGCCTGGAGTGTAGGGGAGGATAAGATGAACAGAAGCCAGATTGTGCAGTATCTTACAGGCTGTGTTTAAGTCTTTGGACTTTGGTTCTTAGAGTAATGGAAAACTcattggagggttttaagcaAGAGGGTTTGTGAttaaatttgtgttttgaaaagatatttCTAGCTATATTGTAAACATGTTCACAGCAGGGGGTAGGATGGAAGCGGGGAATCAGTGGGAACAGTTAGGATGCTTTTGCATTTGTCCAGTTGAGAGATGATAGTGGCTTGGCCTAGGATGATGGTGGCAGAGGAAGAAAGGGGACAGATTGAGGAGTTACTTGGAAGCCGGAGCCCGCAGAACTTGATTATGGATAGGATATAAATGTAggtttggtggtggtgatggataTCCAGGATAAGCATGGCACCGCTTAGCGGTGACATGCTTCAGAGGGTGCCGTGACTTGGGGTGTGCCAGGGCCTCTTGGTCCAAGGCCTGGAAGACCCAAGTGGGGATGACAGTGCAGTTGAATATGTGAGTTGGGATCAGGAGAGGTCTATGCAGGAGGTAAtgtagaaaattaattttaggaAATTGAATCTTGCAGTGCTTGGCACAATGCATGAAGAGACTGATGGCATGTGGACTATTCAGAAAACTGTGGCAACACTGTTGGGTGCAAGGTGACCTTATGAGATGGGCTGACAGTGGGGACTGCCAACTCATGTGTCTGTTTAGCTCACCTTTTCCTGTGCCCATCCTCCAACCCCCCAACCATGTGGGAAGGAAATGTTTGGCCCTCTGACCCTAACTACATCCCACAGACTGGGATGGAAAGGTGTCTGAGATTAAGAAGAAGATCAAGTCGATCCTGCCTGGAAGGTCCTGTGATCTACTGCAAGACACCAGCCACCTGCCTCCCGAGCACTCGGATGTGGTGATCGTGGGAGGTGGGGTGCTTGGCTTGTCTGTGGCCTATTGGCTGAAGAAGCTGGAGAGCAGACGAGGTGCTATTCGAGTGCTAGTGGTGGAACGGGACCACACGGTGAGGTCTGGGGTAGGGCAGAGTCATGAGTGGGGCAAGAAAGATGACTCATTTTATTAAGGACTCTAGCGacaagggaaggagaggaggggaagaccTCAATCTCGGAGGGTCCAACGGACAGAGATTGTGCTTTGGACTTTGTTGAGAAATTTTCCTAGGATCTTCCTCAGTCGAACCAGGAAGCTTGGCAATAAGGTTTGTTCTTTTGAAAGCAGATATCACCATATTGGATTTTTCGAGATCTCATAGCTCTGGTCATGAGAGCCTGCATTCAAGCTATAATTAAGtgtctcaattttctctttttttttttttttttgagacagagtcttgctctgtcacccaggctggagtgcaatggcacaatctcagctcactgcaacctccacctcccaggttcaagtgattatcccacctccgccccctgagtagctgagattacagggacaCACCCtgatgcccagctattttttgtatttttagtagagatgaggtttcaccatgttgcctaggctggtcttgaactccgaacctcaagtgatctgcccgccttggcttctcaaagtgctgggattacaggcatgagccaccattcccagccctcAACTTGCTTCTTTTGGGTCCCGTTACTTCTGAggttttttgcattttattgtatttatttatttcgagacagggtctcgctctgttgcccaggctggagtacggtataacctccacctcccaggctcaagtggtcctcccaccttagcctccagagtagctgggaccacaggcatgcaccaccacacctggctaatttctgtattttttgtagaaatggggttttgccacgttgcccagctggtctcagattcctgaactcaagcaatcagcccgcctcggcctcccaaagtgctgggattacaggcatgagccacccacccgGCTGGTTTTTACACTTTAGGTGTTCCTGTTTGCATTGCCAGCTAGCCACGAGTCTTGCTACTTTACTTCAATCATAACCTTTCATTTCCCAAATGGTAGGTCAAACGTTAATCGCCTGCCCTTGGACTTCCAGGCCATTACCATTTTGTACCACTGTGTCAGCTCTTTCCAGATGACTGACCCTCTCTGCTCTGCACATCCACTACTAATGATTTTAAACACCATTGCCTTCAAGTTGACTTACACATGGGTCTTAGATTATAGACTTGCAAATAGGACTCCCCTTCAACTTTAGGTGTATAGCTCGAAGCTTTCATTGCAGTATTCTAGTCACATGTGATAGGGTACTGGTCTACCTCAACTTTTCTTGTCTTTCCACAGTATTCACAGGCCTCCACTGGGCTCTCAGTAGGTGGGATTTGTCAGCAGTTCTCATTGCCTGAGAACATCCAGCTCTCCCTCTTTTCAGCCAGCTTTCTACGGAACATCAATGTAGGTGCAATGATATCCGGGATGTTGGGGTGGTTACCCCTCCTTTAGCCCAGAGTGGGGAGCAGCCCAGCTAGCAAGGTAGCCAGAGAGCAAGAATGGGTCAGCCAACTAGGAGAGGGGGGCCCTGGCCTTCTTCCTAGTGGTGGTGCCGCAGGTCTGGGGCACTGAGCCTGGGGAGCTGTGggggaagaaggcaggaaaacTCTTTCTGGCATCCTTAAGTCAGTTTCTTTCAGGAGCTTCTGTCTGCACACAGGAGTACCTGGCCGTAGTCGATGCTCCTCCCCTGGACCTCCGGTTCAACCCCTCGGGCTACCTCTTGCTGGCTTCAGAAAAGGATGCTGCAGCCATGGAGAGCAACGTGAAAGTGCAGAGGTGGGTGCCTGGCACAGCCTCTTAGCTGCTTGGCAGCCAAAGGTGTTGGGTGACTCCTGCACCAGGTTAGGAAGCGAGAAAGTGGAGTTGATAAGACAGATCCCTGCGGTCTAGGACCTCAGTGTGTCAGGAAGAAAATACACAGACCTGCAATGCCCTGGGAGTGCTGTACCACAGATATGGACAAAACACTGCGAGGTGCTTCCTAATTTGTCAGATCATGAAAACCACCTGGAACACATCCCAGACCTAATAAACCAGAATCTCTAGGGAAGGAGCCCACAAATCTGGGTTTTTAACAAGAACCTTAAGTCAGgagttagcaaactttttctgtaaagggccagatagtatatattttaggttttgctggCCATACAGTCTCTATTCCAACCACTTTGCTATCacagcatgaaagcagccatagacaaaaGTGCAAATGAAGGAGTGTGGCTCATTTATGAAAACAGGCAGCAGGTCGGATTTGGCAACCCCTGCTCTAAGTGATTCTCATGGTCAGGTGAGGGTGGGCATGTTTGTGATGCAATATGGCCAGAGgctttatttgtatgtttatttaacaaacaccCAAGTCTCAGAGTGACATCAATTAATATCCTAAATGCTGTAcagatattaactcatttaatcatcagaacatccccattttacatatgaggaaactgaggcataaggCGCTAGTAAGTGGTGGCGGTAGGATCTTATTTGAAGCCAGCAGTCTGGCTTGTGAGTGTTCTGTTGGTGTGTCCGCTATGCTGCCTTTGAGGGACAGTGTCCCAGAGGAGATACCTGTGCTCAGGAACAGGATTGTACAAGGAGTGGAGAGGAGGTGGATCCAGGCAGGAGTGGAGGGAACAAGGTTACCACCTTGTTGTGAAAGTTCAtggaataggctgggtgcagtgtctcatgcctgtaatcccagcattttgggaggccacggcagatggaacacctgaggtcaggagttcgagaccagcctggccaactggtgaaacctcatctctactaaaaatacaaaaattagctgggtgtggtggcgtgtgcctgtagtcccagctactccagaggctgaagcaggagaatcgcttgaacccgggaggaggaggttgcagtgagccaagatcgcgccactgcactccagcctgggtgacagagccagactcattgaaaaaaaaaaaaagaagtcatggaATAGACTGGGATAGCAGGGAGCTCTGTGTGCTGAAGGGAGACAAGGGAGTAGGGAAGGAAAGGCAGTCAAGGCTGAAGAGCCTGACTAGGAGGCTTGGTCTTCAGCCGCTCAGCAATGAGGAAAAATAGGGGCATTTGGGGCAGAGAAGTGACATGACTGAGCTGGACTCCCCACTTGTGGAGTTGGGGTCCATACATCATCCCCCTGCACACTCCCCTCTCTGACACACATACACCGACCCACACGTTTATCTCAGGCAGGAGGGAGCCAAAGTTTCTCTGATGTCTCCTGATCAGCTTCGGAACAAGTTTCCCTGGATAAACACAGAGGGAGTGGCTTTGGCGTCTTATGGTGAGGCTTGCTTGCAGAGGGGACAGCTTTTTTCCTGAAGATGGAGACTAAGGGGTGCTACACGTTGGGAGTCTCGGTACTCCACAGCCAAGCTGAAGGAGGAACACTTCCCTCCTGTGTCACGGGAACTGCCCTGGGCCGTGGTAGTTCTCTGTCCTTCATCAGGCTTTGTCTCTGTGGTTCAGTTGGTTAAGATGACCTTCCCCGGCTTACAAGCCCTAGAGAGGGGTTGGGGGGCACAGGAAATACAATCCAAGAGCAGAAGTCCTCATCCCTCTTTGTGAGTTCTCTTTTTCTTATCACAGGGATGGAGGACGAAGGTTGGTTTGACCCCTGGTGTCTGCTCCAGGGGCTTCGGCGAAAGGTCCAGTCCTTGGGAGTCCTTTTCTGCCAGGGAGAGGTGACACGTGAGTCTGAGCTTGTTTCCTCTAGCAACCGGGGCATAGGCCTAGACTAGGTCTTATCTTCTCACTCACAAGCTAAGCAAGGGCTGGAGGGGGAAAGGGGTCTCCCTGAGAGCAGGTCCTAGGCATCTTGACCTGGGCTCCTCACTGATCTGCGTTGTGACTTGTGATCTGCTTGATGATTGCACCTGAGCACTGTCCTGTCAGAGTGTGGCCAAGCTCATGCCAGCTCCCTCATCTCTGTTTGCTTCAGTGTCTGTGGGAAAGCTCCCATCCTTCCAGCTTTCTTTCCTTAAGAAACCAGTGAAATCCCCATTTCATTCCTCTTCAGCACCTCTACggcctatttttcattttcttctctgcagGTTTTGTCTCTTCATCTCAACGCATGTTGACCACAGATGACAAAGCGGTGGTCTTGAAAAGGATCCATGAAGTCCATGTAAGTTTCTAGTCTGTGATGTCCTTTACCAAAATGGAGGGACAGGGAAGGTAGTGACTCtccttgttttggttttctttgacCCACTTTCCAGTATGGGTAAACTAAGGCTCAGGAAGCAGTGCATCTCTCAGGGTGCCTGGTGTGTGGTCCGGGCCTTCCCACTCCTCACCCTCTGGTGTCTGCAGGTGAAGATGGACCGCAGCCTGGAGTACCAGCCTGTGGAATGCGCCATTGTGATCAACGCAGCCGGAGCCTGGTCTGCGCAAATCGCAGCACTGGCTGGTGTTGGAGAGGGGCCGCCTGGCACCCTGCAGGGCACCAAGCTACCTGTGGAGCCGAGGAAAAGGTAACTGCCCTCCGGACAGCTGAGGAGGttggtgagaaagaaagaaatgacatcgAAGTTGgatagcgtgtgtgtgtgtgtgtgtgtgtgtgtgtggggtgtggggtggaCAGGGTTGGGGAGGGTTGCCGGCCATGCTGTTTCTGCAGTTCGTAACCGCACTGGTTGTGgcaggtatgtgtatgtgtggcaCTGCCCCCAGGGACCAGGCCTAGAGACTCCGCTTGTTGCAGACACCAGTGGAGCCTATTTTCGCCGGGAAGGATTAGGTAGCAACTACCTAGGTGGTCGTAGCCCCACTGAGGTAAGCTGAGTGGGGTGGGACATGCTGGCAAGGAGACATAGAATAATTGTCACGAAACAATCAggcttttggccaggcacagtagctcatgcctgtaatcttggcattttgggaggccaaggcaggtggatcacctgaggttaggagtttgagaccagcctgaccaacatggcaaaaccccgtctctactaaaaatacaaaacttagctgggcgtggtgctgggcgcctgtaatcccagctacttgggaggctgaggcaggagaatcactggaacccgggaggctgaggttgcagtgagccaagattgcgccattgcactccagcctgggcaacaagagcaaaactccatctcaaaaaaaaaaaaaagaaaaagaatcagccTTTTTTGGGGGGCTGTGTGCTGTGTTAATTGATATTAGAGCCCCCTCCAGATTTGAACTGGGACCATTTCTCCCCATCCCCTACCTGCACAGGGATTGTTAAACAAGTCTGGGCCTGTCCTTGTGTCCCAGGCAATGTAAGCGTTGTCCCCACCTCTCACTCCAGCAGGAAGAACCGGACCCGGCGAACCTGGAAGTGGACCATGATTTCTTCCAGGACAAGGTGTGGCCCCATTTGGCCCTGAGGGTCCCAGCTTTTGAGACTCTGAAGGTAACTGGCAAGGGctggttttcctttttatttttggacaTTGGATGGGACAGATGACAGTGGAGCACATTGGTCCCCTCGGACCCGTGACTGCCGTAGTCCCTCCATGTCACAACTGCTAAGGAATTTCTTGGACACATCCCATCCCATAGACCCCTCAGCAGCAGGTAGAGGGTACTCTGTGCTGAGCCCTGAGGGGAGTGAGGATGGAGTGTGGCTACAGCCTTCCCGAGAACCCCAGTGTTTTGTGCACCCGCAGGTTCAGAGCGCCTGGGCCGGCTATTACGACTACAACACCTTTGACCAGAATGGCGTGGTGGGCCCCCACCCGCTAGTTGTCAACATGTACTTTGCTACTGGCTTCAGTGGTCACGGGCTCCAGCAGGCCCCTGGCATTGGGCGAGCTGTAGCAGAGATGGTACTGAAGGGCAGGTTCCAGACCATCGACCTGAGCCCCTTCCTCTTTACCCGCTTTTACTTGGGAGAGAAGATCCAGGAGAACAACATCATCTGAGCATGTGTGCTCTGCACTGGCTCCACTGGCTTGCATCCTGGCTGTGTTCACAGCCTTGTTTGCTGCTTCCATCTTCCCCAGTACTGTGCCAGgccttctccccctccccagtGTCCTCTCCTCTCAGGCAGGCCATTGCACCCATATGGCTGGGCAGGCACAGGCAGTGAGGCCGAGGCCAATAGCGAGTGATGAGCGGGATCCTAGGACTGATCTGTAGCCCATGCTGATGTCACCCACCAGGGCAATCCATCTGGAGGCCTGAGCACCCTGGCCCAGGACTGGCTTCATCCTGGCACTGACCAGGAAAGACTGCCTCTGACCCTCTTAGCAGACAGAGCCCAGGCATGGGAGCACTCTGGGGCAGCCTGGCTcaggtttattgattttcgtcTGTTTACCCTATCCATTAATCAATACATGTAATTAACTCCTTCCCTCCAgtcttctgtctcttcttttcaTTGTACAGCAGGAGCTTTTGAAGCACCCCATTAGCCTTATACCAGTACagggagtttttttaaaaaaaaacaaaacacgagCACAAACCCACCTTTCATTAGTTAAATCCTTGAGCGGTGCAGTATCACACAGATTGTGTGTCTGTAGTCTTAGCAGGAAGATTGGGAATTTGGCATAAACCATGCCACTGTTTCCGTGAACCCAAGTTACTTTTTCCCAGATTACTCTGGTTTTGTTTGGTGTGCCACCAGAAGTCGCTGTGTGGTTCTTTGCTTTGTGTACATGAGCACATCTCTTGCCCAAATAGAATTCAGTTTATCCCAGGCATAAATGCTGAAATTTTAAGAAGAGCTGTGTGCCCCCTTTGGTTCTGGAAACCCCATGTACAGCCAGCAAAAATGGCCTTGGACCACAGCCTTCCTGTTCCCAGCAAGCCTCCACAGGCTCCAAGATGGCAGACAGAGTCCTTCTTAGATCCTAGGTGGTAGGCACTTGCTTGTAAGCAAGTGCCTCCCATTCCTGAGTTCCTGCAGGGAGTTTGGTTGTAAAGAAGAGGGATGGGTTTGTCCATCTATTCTACCAAAATTTATTCAGCCCAGCTGTTGGCCAGGGTCAGGGTCACATGTTGAGATACACCAGCAAGCAAAACATAGTCATGTCTTTGCTGGAACTTTCATAGCCCTGCACCTCCTAGCCCTTCACCCCTAGATCAGATACAGTGTGACCCCCACAGTGCTGGCATAAGCACACAACACAGACACCTCACCCAGGGTGGGACTAAGAGGGTGGcaaaggggtttctccatgaaGCTCCTCGAGGGAAGTTGACCTCTGAGCTGAACCTAAAGGATGGGCATTTAGTGAAGTGAATGCAAGGTGGCTAAGGGAGGATCCAGGCTGAGGGCAAACCATATGTAAAGGTCCAGAGACAAGAATTAATACGATTCAGGGATTTGTCCTAGTCCACTTGGGCAGCTATCACAACATatcctagactgggtaatttataaataatagagatgtattgctcacagttctagacactgggaagtccaagatcaaggcaccagcagattcaatgTCTAGTAAAGGCCTGCTTTCTGCTTCGAAGATGGTGctttctcactgcatcctcacatggcagaaggggtaaGGCAACTTCTTTCAACCTCTTCTAAGAACACTCGTCCCTTTCATGAGGGTAGAGTCCACATGACTTAATCACGTCCCCAAAAGCCCCGCCTCTTAACACTATCACATTGGGTATCAGGTTCCAACATAGGACTTTAGGGaggacaccaacattcagaccacagcaggattcAGTGTGACTGTTTCTGCCTGGATCGTGGAGTGCGAGAAGAGGAACTAGAGCCACTGAGGGGTTTTAAACAGGAGCAACACGATCGGATTTTCCTTTTAGAAGAATCACCTGGGTGACCCTGTGGAGAGCAGATGAGGATGTCAAGGCAGGCAGCAAGGAGGCCAGATGGAGGCTGTGGTTGCAGTCTGTGTGGCAGGGACAGGGAGTGCCTGAACCATCATGGCAAGAATCAGATGGATCCCAGGGTGACGCCAGCAACAAGAAGTGGGTTAAGTCGCATGGCCAGGTTTCTGGATGGAGGTTCTACCCCTCCCAGAGATGAGGAGCACCAGGGAGGAGCGGAGTGAGGGACAGAGTGAATGGTGCAGTCTGGGATGTGGTGAATGAGGGTACCTGTAGGACATCCCTCAAATAGGGGGTTGGGCTGATTGGCATGGTCCTTGGGGGATGATCTGGGCTGTAGATAGTGATGTGGACATCATGGAACAGGATGGCATCACCCCAGAGGGTAGAGTAGGGGGCCAAGGAGGGAAGCTGGAGGGACCCCACCAACATTTAAGGGACAGACCAGAGAAGGGGACACTGAAGAGGTGCCCACAGAGACAGGAGAAAAGCCAGGAGAGTGTGGTGTCGTGAAGCTAAGGAGGAAGTGATCACGGTGCCTGCTGGATTC from Homo sapiens chromosome 11, GRCh38.p14 Primary Assembly encodes:
- the FOXRED1 gene encoding FAD-dependent oxidoreductase domain-containing protein 1 isoform 6 (isoform 6 is encoded by transcript variant 8), giving the protein MIRRVLPHGMGRGLLTRRPGTRRGGFSLDWDGKVSEIKKKIKSILPGRSCDLLQDTSHLPPEHSDVVIVGGGVLGLSVAYWLKKLESRRGAIRVLVVERDHTYSQASTGLSVGGICQQFSLPENIQLSLFSASFLRNINEYLAVVDAPPLDLRFNPSGYLLLASEKDAAAMESNVKVQRQEGAKVSLMSPDQLRNKFPWINTEGVALASYGMEDEGWFDPWCLLQGLRRKVQSLGVLFCQGEVTRFVSSSQRMLTTDDKAVVLKRIHEVHVKMDRSLEYQPVECAIVINAAGAWSAQIAALAGVGEGPPGTLQGTKLPVEPRKRYVYVWHCPQGPGLETPLVADTSGAYFRREGLGSNYLGGRSPTEQEEPDPANLEVDHDFFQDKVWPHLALRVPAFETLKSAWAGYYDYNTFDQNGVVGPHPLVVNMYFATGFSGHGLQQAPGIGRAVAEMVLKGRFQTIDLSPFLFTRFYLGEKIQENNII
- the FOXRED1 gene encoding FAD-dependent oxidoreductase domain-containing protein 1 isoform X2 yields the protein MAHTGRTVGRLGEGDWDGKVSEIKKKIKSILPGRSCDLLQDTSHLPPEHSDVVIVGGGVLGLSVAYWLKKLESRRGAIRVLVVERDHTYSQASTGLSVGGICQQFSLPENIQLSLFSASFLRNINEYLAVVDAPPLDLRFNPSGYLLLASEKDAAAMESNVKVQRQEGAKVSLMSPDQLRNKFPWINTEGVALASYGMEDEGWFDPWCLLQGLRRKVQSLGVLFCQGEVTRFVSSSQRMLTTDDKAVVLKRIHEVHVKMDRSLEYQPVECAIVINAAGAWSAQIAALAGVGEGPPGTLQGTKLPVEPRKRYVYVWHCPQGPGLETPLVADTSGAYFRREGLGSNYLGGRSPTEEEPDPANLEVDHDFFQDKVWPHLALRVPAFETLKVQSAWAGYYDYNTFDQNGVVGPHPLVVNMYFATGFSGHGLQQAPGIGRAVAEMVLKGRFQTIDLSPFLFTRFYLGEKIQENNII
- the FOXRED1 gene encoding FAD-dependent oxidoreductase domain-containing protein 1 isoform 9 (isoform 9 is encoded by transcript variant 11), which translates into the protein MESNVKVQRQEGAKVSLMSPDQLRNKFPWINTEGVALASYGMEDEGWFDPWCLLQGLRRKVQSLGVLFCQGEVTRFVSSSQRMLTTDDKAVVLKRIHEVHVKMDRSLEYQPVECAIVINAAGAWSAQIAALAGVGEGPPGTLQGTKLPVEPRKRYVYVWHCPQGPGLETPLVADTSGAYFRREGLGSNYLGGRSPTEQEEPDPANLEVDHDFFQDKVWPHLALRVPAFETLKVQSAWAGYYDYNTFDQNGVVGPHPLVVNMYFATGFSGHGLQQAPGIGRAVAEMVLKGRFQTIDLSPFLFTRFYLGEKIQENNII
- the FOXRED1 gene encoding FAD-dependent oxidoreductase domain-containing protein 1 isoform 10 (isoform 10 is encoded by transcript variant 14), which gives rise to MSPDQLRNKFPWINTEGVALASYGMEDEGWFDPWCLLQGLRRKVQSLGVLFCQGEVTRFVSSSQRMLTTDDKAVVLKRIHEVHVKMDRSLEYQPVECAIVINAAGAWSAQIAALAGVGEGPPGTLQGTKLPVEPRKRYVYVWHCPQGPGLETPLVADTSGAYFRREGLGSNYLGGRSPTEQEEPDPANLEVDHDFFQDKVWPHLALRVPAFETLKVQSAWAGYYDYNTFDQNGVVGPHPLVVNMYFATGFSGHGLQQAPGIGRAVAEMVLKGRFQTIDLSPFLFTRFYLGEKIQENNII
- the FOXRED1 gene encoding FAD-dependent oxidoreductase domain-containing protein 1 isoform X4, yielding MEDEGWFDPWCLLQGLRRKVQSLGVLFCQGEVTRFVSSSQRMLTTDDKAVVLKRIHEVHVKMDRSLEYQPVECAIVINAAGAWSAQIAALAGVGEGPPGTLQGTKLPVEPRKRYVYVWHCPQGPGLETPLVADTSGAYFRREGLGSNYLGGRSPTEQEEPDPANLEVDHDFFQDKVWPHLALRVPAFETLKVQSAWAGYYDYNTFDQNGVVGPHPLVVNMYFATGFSGHGLQQAPGIGRAVAEMVLKGRFQTIDLSPFLFTRFYLGEKIQENNII
- the FOXRED1 gene encoding FAD-dependent oxidoreductase domain-containing protein 1 isoform 12 (isoform 12 is encoded by transcript variant 18); protein product: MEDEGWFDPWCLLQGLRRKVQSLGVLFCQGEVTRFVSSSQRMLTTDDKAVVLKRIHEVHVKMDRSLEYQPVECAIVINAAGAWSAQIAALAGVGEGPPGTLQGTKLPVEPRKRYVYVWHCPQGPGLETPLVADTSGAYFRREGLGSNYLGGRSPTEEEPDPANLEVDHDFFQDKVWPHLALRVPAFETLKVQSAWAGYYDYNTFDQNGVVGPHPLVVNMYFATGFSGHGLQQAPGIGRAVAEMVLKGRFQTIDLSPFLFTRFYLGEKIQENNII